Sequence from the Solea senegalensis isolate Sse05_10M linkage group LG1, IFAPA_SoseM_1, whole genome shotgun sequence genome:
AAGCCTGGCTCCTCCTATTATTTCACTCAAAGCTCTGGGTTACAGTGGTACCTCTGCGGCCCAAAATAACCTTTCAAACtcatgtgtgtgcacaggcaGTAACTGAAGACGCTCCTTCACACATGTGCAGGGGGATCACTGTcaaaaagttgtgtgtgtgtgtgtgtgtgtgtttgggtgtgtcTGAGCAGAAGTTACTGGGTTGTTATGGGTACAGTTTGtgaaaagctgcagctgtgctTGGAATAATGATATGCAAAAGGAAGGATGACATCTTTCATCAAAGACGCTGTGATATAGGAGAGTGTGGCCATATTTATCCTACTTTTAACACCGAGTGTGAGAACAGAGAGTGAGAACAGCAATTAGAGACTCATTAGAAGCACATATTCAGATGTGCATTCAACAAAGTATCTAttacaacacaaaaacatactttGGAGAACCTGTTTATATAAGCAGCACAATCAAATCTGAGTAGAAGGTATCTGTACATGGAACCACTCTGCCCTCTAGTGTTTAGTCAGGGCAACTTCTAACACAGGATTCAACAGTTTCTTAACCTCCCAGGGCAAAATACAAAAAGTTTTAGTATGTGGAAATAGCATGAACaagtgtttgtcatttatttacaagACTCAAAACAAAGGTGATTGATCTCTGTTGACACTGAAAGAGCATCCTGTGGCTCAAAGGTGCAAGGGCTACTAACAAATCAAAGCCCAtgacaacaaatcaaatattttgttaGTCTGGCAAAGTGATGGTCAAGTGATCAaggtaaaacatgttattatttctaATCAAAAATATGTACAGAAATGAATATTAGCATTATAAGAGGTCAGTATcctaaaagttaaataaaatgcagcAAATATATGAAAAATCGAGCATGTAAAGCAAAGTTGACTGTTACTTCTAACCATGGGCCCTTGGTTTTGTTGACTTTGTCCCCTTAGAAGTAAACGATGTGTGTCTGGGACCATGTTTCCATTGCAGTAGTTCAACCATAAGCAGATCCACGTACTGACATTTCAGATTTGAATCAGGGTGCATGTGTCCAACATTTCAAAGAAGAATCTGAGTTATGGAGTCTTTCATGTTTCGCTCATCGAGCCTTTAGATGTATCCCTCAGCGGATGACACCCTGCTGTGGTTGGAACCACTGCACAACTGTGAGTCAATGTGACCCGATATGAAAACTGCACATAAACGCATGGCTTTCAGTTTTTGTTCCTTCTCTATACCATTTGACGTGTGAGATATTGTGACTGAGCAAAGATACATAGCATTTAATGccactgtgtgagtgaaattCATGGTTTTCTACATTGATTCTGTTAGCGAATCatcatctttcttttctccagCCTCCAAACCTGTGGCTGCGCACAAGAAGCACTGCTAAGGCTCTCCTGCAGAGGACACTCTTTGCTGCTTGTTCTAAGTTCTTCACCGTAGTCCGCTGGTGCTGAAATGGATCAAAGAAAGACATCTGCATGGGATGAAGCAGAAGAGGCTGAGACTGGAGCCATGCGGTGGACTGAGATCTGAGTAAGCTTGAAGGAGTAGGACGCTTTCCTGGGAGACTTCCATTGAACTCCTCTCCTGCGCTGTGAATGTCCCTTTGGTCTGATGAGGAAGTATTTGCCATTCAAGTTGGTGTCTCCACAGGCGCTGAACCACCATCCACCTGTAGAAGGGagaaatgacatgtttgtgtgagacaagtatttatttatctttttgtttGCATTATAATGAGTTCAAAACATCAGCCGTACCCGTGTGGCTGTGGGCACAGTTGGCGTCCATGTGCTTGTCATTGTCCCTGTCCTTGGTCGAGAACATCACGCCTGTGTGGTTGCTCATGGCGTCGGGCAAATCTCCAGACAGATGTGTGATGTTAATGGTGTAGTTGCTCCCTGGACCATCGAGGTCAAATCTATACTCGATGAAGTAGTTGCAGTTCTTCCAGTCTTCCAGCTGGATGTGAAGGACAGAGTCGCTCCGAGCGGTGAGAGAGTGGACCTTCCTGAGACCCAGCCAAAACTCTCCTGGGTTAAATCAACACAGAAGTGATGCAcaagaaaagcagcaaatgcagagaaagagatGTAATTCAAGATTTTGAGATTATAACATAACAACATCAGATGGGTTGTATACCTTGAAAATCTCCAAAGCCATGTTCATACTTCTCCCATGTTTGATCAAAATTTACAGAGCCATCCTTGCGTCTCTGGATGACTGTTGCCCCATAATCTGGatgaaaagaaattaaactGTGAGCCTGAGATGTGGAGAAGTCTACAACTTCTTTTGTGAGGTTTAGATTACCTTTGCTCATGTCACAATAGGCCATGAAGGGCTCTGATCCGTTGGGTCTGATGACGTAGACACCACTCGCTCGCTCCCCTCTGATAAACATCTCACTGCAGTCTGACGGCAGATCTagattggattagattggaATTAATTAATCACCCACCAGGGAAATTCACTTTCAGCAGCAAAGCTCAGCGGcagacaaagtgacaaaaacacctTGACATGATATTCACAGTACAACTTTCACTACAGATAGCAAACATGAAGAAGTATATCTACACAGGAGGTGAGGAATAGTATCACCACAACATAAATTGAAACTGTTATGAACTGAGTTAAGCTACAAAGTGGTGATCTGGAGCAGAGATGCTAATCCCAGCTGCATTAACAGAAAAGTGTGGGCAAGattattaaataaacactgaatcTGTGGATGAGCTCAGCGGCTGCCTGCTGGGACCAAAAGTGAGGCAGAAAATTGGTGGAAATTGCTTTGAACTCGTTCTGACTCTGACTAAACCTTAGTCCTTGCTGTTACggcatgcaaaataaaaaagttcagTCTTTTATTATCCCTCTTACTCATTTCCGTGGTGTTGGAGGAGTCTGAGGTCTGAAAAGGCTTAAGTGTTGGAGGTTCACTGCTGAAGACCTCAGGCGTCCTCTCGATGGTCTCCTGGGCTGATGTGTCCACTGTAAGCTGGGAAAATTGAACGAGAGATTTTTCAGTGTCCAGGCATAATCCCAAGAATGATAGAAAACACTCCGCACTCTGTCACTAAAgtcattttttctctctttttttccctcgaCCTTATGATAATAATTCAATTTTTCAGCTCTCAAGACtcaatacaaatgtatttatcacagagacacaggctgAGTTGAATTAAATATAACGGACAGCTCCTTCATCATGTCAGCACTGTGTCAAGATGGCTTGATGATGACAACTCAAAAATCATAAAACTTtctctgaagaagaagaagaagcaaaaagCAGATGATTTattgaatatattatatttgattttatattttattcgCTCTGACGCTGTTTTAACCTGATAAAATAGGCTACAAGATGTCTGAGTCTCGTGGCTGGGCAacctggtgatgatgatgaaatattgGAAGTTTAAAGTCTGACCTGAAGTTTAAAGTATGTCCAAATACTTTCCACACAGTCCCTAACATCTACCTTTTCCTCCAGAGTCTTGATCTTGGTCTTCTGGTAGTTGATCTGGTTGCTCTGTTCCCTCACAGCCTTCAGCAGCTCAGTGATGCTCTGCTCCTGACTGTGGATCACAGCCTGGTAATGGAATAAGTGGAGATTATTGTTGATTCTGTTGATCCCATTACAAGGGGTTGAACTTAGTAATTATGAGTCAGTTTTGTCATGACGTGGGTGaacaatgcaaaacaaaaacacatttaaagatgaaaatatACCACACCGTAATCCCTAATAGTGTCTATACTATAGTATTCCAAATGGACATCCATGCACCTTGTTAAAAACAGGtgcatgtttctacagcaggtCACTCACCCTCAGGCCATTGATCTCTGCTACTTGTTCACTGGACACCAGACCCTGCGAGAGGCTGCTCAGCTTCTTCTCCAGACCTTCTACTTTGCTCTGTAGTTGACTCTTCTCCTGCAGGATGTTGTCCACCTTGGAGTTGATCTCAGCAGACAGACCTTTGATCTCCTCATTGTTGGCCTTCAGCACCACGGTggtcttcttcagctcctcgcCCTCCTCCTTGATTTCACTGGCGAGCACTGACAGCTGGTAGAACGAGTGGTTGAAGATGTTGAGCTTCTGCAGGATGTCGTTGATCTGTCCCTTCGTCTTCTGCACAAACTCCCGCAGGCTCTGGCCCAGCTGGAGGAGGCCGTTTGCCAGGAGACGCACATCATCCAGAGCAGCAAAGCGAGACCGGGTCTCAGCCCCAGGCACTGGGGCGGTAGCCTCGTCTCTGCTACAGAGAGCGGGGACACAAGCAGCGAACAGGACAAAAAACACAGGAATTAGTCTTATATTCATGTTGTTCTGTTGCTTCACCAGCTGTGTGATGACTGGCAgcccctcctctgtctctgtgactgGACAAAGAGCCACTAAAGGTCTTGGGTTTTATAAGGACACGGTCGACCATTTGGTTATTAATTAATCTCATGTGATCAATATCTGTATGCAGGGGCATTTTCCCTCCTGCTGATAGGTCGATTGAGCTCTCATGCATATTTAAACGTATTTAAATGTGAGTGGCTAGTtttgatattattgatattgttCGTCTAAAGTGAATTGGCAGTGAAGGCAGTGTTTTAACATGACCTTTAGTTACCTGTATGGAGGTCAACTCTCCGTTACTGTTGTGTGGctggcttatttttttttacatataggatcaatgaataaatatgtaatagGCTTGGTTTGAAGGTTGCAGGATGCAACACATTGCCTCTCAGAGGGAAAAGCTGCTCTGGTGCATCGCAGTGTAACTTTATTCCACTGagtctgcaaaaaaaaccttgGTCCACATTTCTACAACAGTAAACTTTCACTCTTCGCAAACAACACACTTATTTGTGGTTCGCGCTCCCTGCAATT
This genomic interval carries:
- the LOC122766060 gene encoding angiopoietin-related protein 3-like — its product is MNIRLIPVFFVLFAACVPALCSRDEATAPVPGAETRSRFAALDDVRLLANGLLQLGQSLREFVQKTKGQINDILQKLNIFNHSFYQLSVLASEIKEEGEELKKTTVVLKANNEEIKGLSAEINSKVDNILQEKSQLQSKVEGLEKKLSSLSQGLVSSEQVAEINGLRAVIHSQEQSITELLKAVREQSNQINYQKTKIKTLEEKLTVDTSAQETIERTPEVFSSEPPTLKPFQTSDSSNTTEMNLPSDCSEMFIRGERASGVYVIRPNGSEPFMAYCDMSKDYGATVIQRRKDGSVNFDQTWEKYEHGFGDFQGEFWLGLRKVHSLTARSDSVLHIQLEDWKNCNYFIEYRFDLDGPGSNYTINITHLSGDLPDAMSNHTGVMFSTKDRDNDKHMDANCAHSHTGGWWFSACGDTNLNGKYFLIRPKGHSQRRRGVQWKSPRKASYSFKLTQISVHRMAPVSASSASSHADVFL